From Plasmodium malariae genome assembly, chromosome: 4:
TGCCTATGCCTCTTTTCCTGCACATTTGCAGTGTAAAGTTATCGATTGCAATGTAACAAGGAGGATAAaccaagaaaaaaaaaaaaaaaaaaaagtgcatacacacacacatagcCCATTATAGAGCACAATATACCGCTACCATatggatatatttttatttcgtttttctcTACTTCATTTGGATAGGATTTAAAAGTTGGAAAAACAAATTCGTCGGGACTTGGCACTCTATTCGGTATTTCTTTTctcattttccttttctcaattttttttttttttttttttattgataaaGTAGTGGGgataaatatgcaaaaagaCGTAACAAATGAGGTAGCTATATTGCAAATAGGTGAATAGTTGAGCTtgaatgatttttttttttttttttctcagaAAAAGTCATATTGAGTCACCCAGCCTTTTTCGAGTTTTGCGGTACAAAGAAATGTTTCTTCATCACATTCTCATATATACGTaactatgtatatatctatgcatacatacgtatatatatgtgtatgtaagTACCCACGTATGATCTGTATGTGCTTCCTTCCCCCATGTACACTTCTTAACCTTTTAAGAGACGAACGGAAGAATAGGTGCTGCTAACTTAAATACAAATTCATATACATTCTGGGACATGAGAACATATGAACAAGTTTTTGAAATAAAGGAAGAATTTCAGGAAATCAGGTTAGAAAATGAAATAGAGAGTTAATAACTCATCTTTTCGAGTAGATCCGTATGCACATGCAGGAAAAATGAGATGAtgaaatttagaaaaaaatttattgagAAGGTTTTCATTTGAGAAAAGcgtaaaaatgtaaaaacgTAAAAACCATTTTTCAGAGTTTCGGACGGACTAGTGGCCATGTTTAAACAACCCATAAATAACACAATTCCCTTAGCCTTGTTCGATATAGAAAACGGAAAGAGACTTGTACGCCTTTAGCCATACTAATGGAattgcacatatatacatatacatatacctgtacatatacacatatacatatgtatatatgagtacagtatgcatacatgtatgtgtGAGGACAAGTccatttgttcatattttaaatttgctATTAGGTTGAAACTGTTATATCGATTTTGCCAAGAAGAGAAATGCAATTTTTAGAACTGCTCGTTTCTAAATTATTGGTTATGCTAGTGAAAAATAGCACATGTAAAACTCTCATAGTTCCATACATaggtgtacatatatttacatatatatatatatatgtatatgtatatgtataagtatatgtatatgtataagtatatgtatatgtataagtatatgtatatgtatgtacaagTTGCACGGTCAGCGGatgcaatatattttttaaaagctgcatatcattttaatatatttagaattCCCTTTATTCAGATAAAGCAAGAAGGCTCCTCCTTAAGAATTTATGACCTACTAAAGAAGACACGACAGAAAGTTAAAAACACGTACACATTTCAGCCGACAGCCTTTGTCTTTTACGACGTAAGGAGAGAGAAAAGCGCTTGTATGCGCATTGGAGTATATGATTGTGGGagtgtacgtatgtatatatatatatatatatatatatatatatatatatatatgtacataaagaGAGGCACGCACACAGTGAGCTAAAATGCAGagaatacatttatatgtgcACACAATAATTACCAGCTTGCTCCTTttctgaaaatttttttgttagcACCCCTCCCCGATTAATGGCAAGGTTTACAACAACGAAGTACGCTCtctcaaaaagaaaaaaacaaaacggaccaaaaaatgaagaaaagttgaagcaaaataaataaagaaaaacaaattaacCATAGTAAATAAGAACAAATCAAAtgagaaggaaaaaaaaaaaaaaaagtcattTGTAAAAGCAAAAGGGAATATGAGAAAAATTGGGAATTAATGCTAAAATTGAGCAAGCAAGTTATAGTATAAACTAACTGAGCCAATTTTGTAGATCCCCAAATAACATGTACCTTTtcttgctttatttttttttagataagTAAAAAGTTCTTTACGATATCAAGTGATCTGATTGAGTTTTGGGAGTTAGATTCGTTCATGCTGCGGAAGATGTATGCTATATATGTTCCAGGTTTGGCTTGCTACCAATAAGgacatataaatgaatacatgtatatgtttatgtacgtacgtacgtatgtatgtatttatgtgtatgcatgtacctatgtatgtatatatttatgcacgCATGAATATGCACACCTATGAGTTATGTTCACAACATACCGTTATCATACACAAGCGCAATGCTAATTGGAAACCGGATGTTATTTCCTTAGGACTAAGAGATCCTGATTTGTGTAATCACAGTCTGATGGCCGAGATTCTATGCTTATACAGTTCAAATGCTTTTGacaaaatacaaaaatacgAAAGTTTATTTAACTATGTTGATAGTTCAGATACAAGAACTGATTCCATGCATCATGACTTTGTAGATAAGGAGATGATAAaggaaaaggataaaaatatgttatataagaaaaagatactaaataataatattcaagacaataaattaaaaactgatatagataaagaaaattttaattttggaGCACtcttattcttttctttaaatGATGGAGagtttttaaattacatttCAGAAAATGTGTGTGGTCATTCTGTCGAAGTCCTTGCTTCTAACAGCTCCATGACGGTACtacttttcaaaaaatatgactACCCGTGTGGAAGAAAATGCGTCCGTGAAGTGGATTTACGTTTGTACAAccatatacatgtgtatatgcatgtgtTTATACATGCATGCGTACGTATGTATTATACGCCTGAGCATCCACTGGATAACCGAATTGCACGAGTCCATAAATCGTGTCCTTTTTACTTCTTCCCCAAACTTCGGTTTACCTCATGGCatgatttattattattattattattattatttttttttttatttattttttttttttatcgttcGAACAATATTTAAgactattttaatttttcaaaatttcaaattttcAAATGTTTATCAGACAATCATATGCGGTGACGATAAAGGATTCGTCCGAATTTTAAGAAACAATCCCAAATTTGACGATTTCGAAATAAGGAATTCCAAACAGGTAAATGTACGTCCTtgttaaaaggaaaattccTTCATATATGATGAGCTGAGCAAGCTTGTTGCAAGGAATAAACAGCATGAATGACTCGCTATTTAACCCCatcatacgtatatatacaattatgtatatatatatatatatatatatatatgtgtgcatatgtacacacagCACAAGGAAATACCACGAAACCGATTTCATTACATACCTTTTTCACTATGCCGATGCTTTACAGAATACATACGACAGACGGATATGCGAAAATGCGTTTATTAGAGAGGAGTTAAGTATGGAGAATGGTGAAAAAAGATTGCATCagattaaaagaaaaaaaaaatatcaaggTGAACGTGAAAAGGAATTGTTAAAGAAGCCGAAGATTTATAAATTCTCTGATAGGGAGATATCTGCTTAGAAATAAGCTACAACGAGTTGGCAATTAGGCATGCGCgtgcatatattatacatacatatacattcataAGCATACTCGAATATTTATATCCTTGACACAAAACTattcctttattttgttcttgttttttgttttttgtcttttttttttttttttttttttttttatattacacaatttttttgatactttttttttttttttttttgttctttatgTTACTTATTTTGGGCCTATTCTtacagaagaaaaaaaaaacaaaacatacatagtacatacgtatgtacataaaaataaatatattttatatatataaatttgttttaaatttataattttatccaagtgctaatattttgttatttcagttttttcgtttttttttttttttttttgttttgttatacttaattctttttttttttcaacaaaAATGATGAGTCTaggtaaaaattaaaatgggGAAATGTTTATATGAGTAACTGAACCTATGAAATTTCGACGCTCAAATGGGGAAATAACTCCTCCACATGGTATTAAAAGTAGATCATTCCTATGGGTTTATATGcgggtatatatattatacatatacatacacatacacatatatgtattcatatatatataaaccgCTACGTTCTATCGCGTACAAGTAGTCGTTCGAgtcaaatatatacatgcgcAAACGTAAtgagttttttttcttttttttttttgccgtTTTTTATCTTATGTAAATTGGAGTTCTTGTGCGCTTCTTCGCGCTTCATCGTGAATATATTGAATGatttaaaattatctttattttataattgtaatGAGAGAAAGTGGGTGTTTTTTGTGTTCTTACAAATATTTGCTAtagttcatatatacataaacgtactaatttatttacatatatatatatatatatatatatatatatgtatatataaatttatttttattttatttttttttttttgtattaaggagaaacaataattttttttgtagaaaGCCAGAAATTTTAACTGCTGAGTAATCCATTCAGTTCTGAATTTTATTAGGTTCGATTTTatcgtatatatacatattttcatatttatacacatatatcatgtatcatatacatataataatggTATATCCTCTATATTGATCTTATCATGAAATTGtgcatttacatttttattctgtACAGTAGTAATGATATTACAGAAGAGCGTAAGATGAATTATACGTATCTCCTTCATCATCTTCCATTTTAGTAGTAATATTGTAAGCTCTTAATATAAAGaatgtaagaaaaaaaaaaaaaaaaaaaaaaaaatatatatatatatatatatattctgcTGAATCTGcggagtttttttttttttttttttattttttttttatcatttttagagaaagagaaataaaaaataataatgtgaTAAAAGGGAAGAAGAAATTTTTTGTGAAAacgggaaaaaaaagaataattatttttgagtAGGTTACTGTATTTTATATCTATCAAATAAAGGGagtattaaaacatttataacaaaatatatatccatatataataatagttaaGCGTAACTGTTTTTTTCCCACTATCTatctatgtatgtatatatatatatatatatggctAGCTATTTGGAGGGTGTTTCAATGAAAAGGTAGACTACCTTGCTTCCATTGGAATGTACCAACTGAGGGCCATTTTTGTACgctaatgaatattttttgtatataatattacttatttgtatattcttCATATAAGGCCTACAAGTGTACGTATtcgaaattttatttttgaaaaaatatgcgCGTCCTGGCATACCCCATTTTCCCAATTTACGAAAGAGAAAGAGGCACAgcataaagaaataaagtaACAAGAGCAACTTCAAAACAAAAGAACagtataaagaaatatagtAACAAGAATAATCGCAAAAAAAGGAACCACAAAATGAATAACGACTCAGTTACGTGGGAAATCCTAGGTAAGGGGAGATGCTCgtttaagaaaaaaacagaaacaCAGATGTTTtgtttaaatgaatataacgTAACAGGCTTATGCACAAAAATGAATTGTCCCTTAAGTAATAGTGTATATGGTACTGTGATATTAGATAAGGGAGAAATATAcctttatttaaaatgtccAGAAAAGGCCCATCTCCCAAGTTCTTTATGGAGTAGGGTATTATTAAGTTTGAATAGAAAAGAAGcttttaatgttatatataaagaaatgaaatatacacatagtataaaacaaattaaaaaatgcatGAAAAGGTATGTACGaattaaagaaattttaaaaagaagtagaaaattaattttacataaacaattaaaactagtaccaataaaaaaaaagactgAAAGAAGAGATAGAACAAGAGAAAATAAAGCATTGAAGGCTGctaacattttaaataatgtagAAAAGGAATTACTCAATAGATTGAATAGTGGAATATATGGAAACCTGTACAAATTTTTGACTCCTAAAAAGAaggttaaaaataaagactCTGAGCTGACTAAAATTTTTACCGAATTGGAGGAAAAACAAATCACTAGGAGGGAGGGGAAGAAGGGAAAGAAGCTCAAGCGGGTGGAGCAAGTTGAGGAAGAGGAATACGACGAAAGGGATGATGAAGAGGATAGCGAAGGGGATCATGTAGAGAATTACGAAGAAGATGATGTAGTGGATGATGAAGAGGATTATGAAGAGGATGATGTAGAGGATGATGTAGAGGATGATGTAGAGGATGACGAAGAGGTTGACGAAGAGTATTATGAAGAGGATGACGAGGAGAACAGCGTATGTAAATCTAGCGCAAGTGATGAATATGAGTTAGAAGGGAAGGACagaggcaaaaaaaaaaaaaaaaaaaagagaaaaaaaaaagaatatgtaaaagaatatgtgaatattgattatataaaaaatttacaagaAGAAGGAAAGCTTTTCGATGATGATGAAGTGGAGGAATTGAATGCCAACTTTACAAAGAAGAGAAACACGAGAAATAACAAACAAACGagtaagaaaattaaaaaagaaaaacttgTCGTTTATATTGTTACGTGTAGAGCGTACATTTTCTCTGATTGCAAACATGAGATTATGTTCATGTACCAATAAATACATAcgcttatacatatacatttacgcgtgtaataaaatatacataattatgcATACACATAGCCGATGTGACAAACTTCGAGCATCCGTGTGCAATGCAGTTTTAGTCgtttaaacattttaacgTTTTTACGTGTTTGTTTGTTCGCGTATTCATGTATTCccaatatattatttcgtttttccCCGTTTTGTTTTCCCTTTGTAGGTAAAAAGAAGATTCGAATAGCATATGAGAACGATTAGTTATGTTACGAgtgggaaaaaaagaaaaagaaaaaaataagatgaTCAAAAGCGAAAGGacgaataaaaaataaatggaaatagacaaataaatataaggaatgaatttaaatatattttaacagaCTTGATAATGCAAGGATACACTGAAAATTATCTTTTCCGGCATATTCACCAGTAAATTTATGTCGAATGGTTGTGTGTAAATTATTTTGGttaaatttcaaaaatggtgcattttcaaaaaaaaaaggataaaataaataaataaataaataaatatatatatatttatgaataaataaaataaagtgagTATAACTGGCGGAATGACAAAATTGtgacaaaaaaatttatatgaatgttacgttttaaaaatgtgcctttgtaaaaaaaatggtataaTTTCTAATTGACTGCAATATGACtgatatatacatgtgtatgtatatatatatatttttatgtttcttTGCATATTTGACTTCATGTATTATGCGTATTTTTTGGGTTTACATAACTTTTTTGAAAGGAGCGTGTTATTTGTTTCATTGTTTCACTGTTTCACTGTTTCATTATTGTATTGTATTGtattgtttgtttgtttgttttttttttttttttttttttttttcacgtTCTTGCAGCTATTGCGATTTATGGCTATTTCTGGAGCATGTGTGACTGTTACAGCAATAACTACTATTGTGTATACCACTGTATATACTACTACAGATACTACTTCAAATACTGCTTCATATACTACTGCAGATACTATTGCAGTTACTATTGCAATTACCATTCCATTCACTGTTTCTGCTCTCATCATTCCTGTTACAGTTACCATTTTAGTACGTATAACAGAACTTTGAATATTCCATGTCCAcatatttcaataaatttaCCATTCTTGAAAAAAGTTTGTTAAGCTGtgatacatttttatttcttccaaGTTAATCCTGTGCAATTTTAGGTCGAGGGAATTTCAATTTGGCGTTTCGAGGTGGCTTTACGTTTCCTTGGTATGtctgcacatatatatgtgaacgTGGGCAAACTATGTAGGCTGTGAGCTTAGGCTAATGCTGAAATCATCAATATCCTCAGGGGTAAGGACATTTTGATTTAACGTGTTCATGTATTTCTTTTctaaaagtattatttttgaagTTAGATTTTCTAATGAACATATGTGGTTATCATGCATGGTACAATAGTAGCTGTGTTCAGAGAAGACAgaataaatttcttttttgtaattgTCGTCATCTTTATGAAATGTGGTTAACTGTTTACAAAAGATACTTAAAAAGGTATCGAGATCAaaattatacgtatataatatagtatataatacgtttctaattaaaaagaaacaattattagaaatagtgcatttatgtattatgcttattaattttttaatatttgtatttagaattaattttataattttatttatatctggaaaattatttatttggataaaataaattacagtTAGTATTAGTGTTAAGTCATAATTACAAGTATTTACAACGTTAAGAATATAATCTCTCTTGCTAATATCAGTGGtatcaattttatattttttttgtactatatttaaaatatgattattaaataattgtttatttGGACTTGGaattctaatatataaacagTTATTTATAAAGATATCGTCAAAATATACAGGACTATGTATAAATActaagtttttattttttacagctttattcataaatatttttctgtattgtttatttaaaaaatgaaaggattctaaaatgaaaattttaaaagaatttggTTTGTTACAAGTTAGTATATCTTTAAACAATTCATTTATGCCATTTATGTCTTGATCTTTTAACTGGGAACAGATAATATGcgtgatatttttattactgtAGAGTATAAAATCTTTGTTACTGCTTGAAGTGGCAGTAGTACTACATGCACCATTAATACCGCTATTGCCGCTtgcagtagcagtagtactactactactaccattgttcatatttgtattaatgtTTGTGTTAATATTCATGTTCGTGTTAATATTCATGTTCGTGTTAATATTCATGTTCGTGTTAATATTCGTGTTTGTGTTAATGTTCGCGTTAATATTCGTGTTTGCGTTTGCTGTACTGTTTTCGTTTACAAAAAGGGCATCGTTAAAtaagtttattttaaatatgacataataaataattattactatattaaatcctccgaaaaaaaaaaatatattaattaccGGAATGTCCTTCTCTTTAGCTGAGAAGTTATATTCATTTGTACCCTCCATATTTCCACCTACattgtgtatatttattggATCCCTTTTAATTACTTTAAAGTAGTTTTTAATGCTATTATAGTTGCTTTCATTTCCCCTATCCTTCTTTTTAGTATTGTTATTACTTCTTCTGTTGTTATTGCTGCTACTATTGTTATTGCTGCTGCTATTGTTATTGCTGCTGCTATTGTTATTGCTGCTGCtcttgttattatttttttgttttttaggtacatattttttttttgcctctATTTCTTCACTTACACCTTTGTAGTTTTTTCTGATATATTCTATGACGTTCCATATTTGGGTATATGCTtctttattacatttttctaGTATAGTCTCTATTTCTTCGAATacatttaagtaaaaattcaTTTGTGAAATATAGATGTTCTATTTTATGGATGACTCTTTTCTTACCATTACCTTATCCTGAATAGACGGAAGAGCGTGAAATGGgtacaaataaaagaaaataaaaaaaaaggaaaaaaaagaggaaaaaataagaaaaaaaaaaaaaaagttaaacgAATAGGAACATTTAgggtttcatttttttttttttttttttattagaaaatgTGTCAAAGTTTTAATAGTTTTTTTGCAGCTTTCGGAATCTGTCATTATCGCTATTCCAGTTAATACTACTATTAATATTGCTGCTGcgatatgtattaatattactttttttatttatttattttttttttttttgtaattttattatactacacacttttttcttttttttttttttttttttttttttttttttttttttactccaGTTAAGTGTGTCAAGTAGAACGGTAATTCAAATATCTTTCgctaattattattttctttatttgcatttttacTTACTGGGctaaacattttaattgcttttcaaattatttcatcCATAATAGGTATTGAAATGATAAgtaaacgaaaaaaaaatttttaacgtAAAAACAAGTAAAGTGAGCCTTTAGCGCgtcacatatatgtatgtgtatgtattatatatatacccatgtgtgtatgtatatatatatatatatatatatgtccatatatgtatataatacagattatttttttttaattatttttcaaaatcttGGTGATTTCATTTTGTGGAGACTGTCCTAATGTCAACACATGCGTGTGTACAccttattattttgttagcAGTTGCTTGTAACTTCGTAATAGGAACATGGTGAACATATGTACGTGTTTGTAGATAcagatatgtatatatgtggccgtgggtatatgtatgtgtttatgtatatatatgtgtaaagaCATAAGTATCTCCTTTAAAATATTGCTAAAAAGGCTAAAATGCTAAAAGGTTAAAATGCTAAAAGGCTAAAAGGTACGGAAGAAAAAGCACGATTTGATGTTAAGGGAGCtctataatattacaaattaaCGGAAGCACTTAAGAACACGATACagacaaaaaataaaaaatattctccGTTCATGCAtcaatttacaaaaatatagtaatacaataatataatgatataataatagaataatttaacaatacagtaacataatataataatagaataatattataatacagtaatagaataatacaataatatagtaaaagaataatgtaatagtatattttgttaatttttcgcataaaattaattcttGGCACCCTCCACCAttgcaagaaaaaaaaaaaaaaaaagataaaaagaaaaaacaagaCTATTCTTTTAGCATGATTATTATAAGCATCCACTGATGTTCCTCTTTATTCAGCTCGTCCATTTTTACAGCACAGCTTATACATGTACCAGTGATGACACATTTTTGGTGTGTTTTAAGGTGATATATGTAaaagtttttctttttaaaaaggaaaaaaagtaggtaattatttttataacatacACTATTAAATGGgtgtttaaatatatatgcatatatacatgagtTAATTTATTCTGAACGTGATAAATTTTGCGAGTgcctgttttttttttttttttttttttttttgttccctTACCATAGTTCAAGCCTCAGTAACAGTAAGTAATTGCATtcatattattgtaaaattCAGTTAAGTCAAACTTGGTAATATATGATATctgtgtatgtattttttataattctataaaattttgtattgcAATAT
This genomic window contains:
- the PmUG01_04028800 gene encoding conserved Plasmodium protein, unknown function codes for the protein MNFYLNVFEEIETILEKCNKEAYTQIWNVIEYIRKNYKGVSEEIEAKKKYVPKKQKNNNKSSSNNNSSSNNNSSSNNNSSSNNNRRSNNNTKKKDRGNESNYNSIKNYFKVIKRDPINIHNVGGNMEGTNEYNFSAKEKDIPVINIFFFFGGFNIVIIIYYVIFKINLFNDALFVNENSTANANTNINANINTNTNINTNMNINTNMNINTNMNINTNINTNMNNGSSSSTTATASGNSGINGACSTTATSSSNKDFILYSNKNITHIICSQLKDQDINGINELFKDILTCNKPNSFKIFILESFHFLNKQYRKIFMNKAVKNKNLVFIHSPVYFDDIFINNCLYIRIPSPNKQLFNNHILNIVQKKYKIDTTDISKRDYILNVVNTCNYDLTLILTVIYFIQINNFPDINKIIKLILNTNIKKLISIIHKCTISNNCFFLIRNVLYTILYTYNFDLDTFLSIFCKQLTTFHKDDDNYKKEIYSVFSEHSYYCTMHDNHICSLENLTSKIILLEKKYMNTLNQNVLTPEDIDDFSISLSSQPT
- the PmUG01_04028600 gene encoding conserved Plasmodium protein, unknown function, with product MLQYMRERKKYGNNIPKCLSSKINKSKIIQKNICSNYRTIKIIDIYENLPLNHLNNERTRIKEIILANDVIVVLLISGISRAYDIVNGRFLCEINPSNFSVVHTIVYNSYNNTLIVAYASFPAHLQCKVIDCNDLKVGKTNSSGLGTLFEKVILSHPAFFEFCETNGRIGAANLNTNSYTFWDMRTYEQVFEIKEEFQEIRVSDGLVAMFKQPINNTIPLALFDIENGKRLVETVISILPRREMQFLELLVSKLLIKQEGSSLRIYDLLKKTRQKVKNTYTFQPTAFVFYDHPSPINGKVYNNEISKKFFTISSDLIEFWELDSFMLRKMYAIYVPGLRDPDLCNHSLMAEILCLYSSNAFDKIQKYESLFNYVDSSDTRTDSMHHDFVDKEMIKEKDKNMLYKKKILNNNIQDNKLKTDIDKENFNFGALLFFSLNDGEFLNYISENVCGHSVEVLASNSSMTTILIFQNFKFSNVYQTIICGDDKGFVRILRNNPKFDDFEIRNSKQNTYDRRICENAFIREELSMENGEKRLHQIKRKKKYQGEREKELLKKPKIYKFSDREISA
- the MAK16 gene encoding protein MAK16, putative; its protein translation is MNNDSVTWEILGKGRCSFKKKTETQMFCLNEYNVTGLCTKMNCPLSNSVYGTVILDKGEIYLYLKCPEKAHLPSSLWSRVLLSLNRKEAFNVIYKEMKYTHSIKQIKKCMKRYVRIKEILKRSRKLILHKQLKLVPIKKKTERRDRTRENKALKAANILNNVEKELLNRLNSGIYGNLYKFLTPKKKVKNKDSELTKIFTELEEKQITRREGKKGKKLKRVEQVEEEEYDERDDEEDSEGDHVENYEEDDVVDDEEDYEEDDVEDDVEDDVEDDEEVDEEYYEEDDEENSVCKSSASDEYELEGKDRGKKKKKKKRKKKEYVKEYVNIDYIKNLQEEGKLFDDDEVEELNANFTKKRNTRNNKQTSKKKIRIAYEND